Proteins from a genomic interval of Musa acuminata AAA Group cultivar baxijiao chromosome BXJ1-9, Cavendish_Baxijiao_AAA, whole genome shotgun sequence:
- the LOC103996809 gene encoding auxin-responsive protein IAA1 isoform X1: MSTTETGNSSTTESAVSGLDYEETQLTLAPPGGSRSEFERKRGFSEGVGLSLETKDFLSGSSDEPPISGAGEPSAAKAQVVGWPPVRSFRRNVLKSCTYVKVAVDGTPYLRKVDLEAYAGYQQLLIALEEMFSCFTARNYPNERRLVDPVNGTEYVPTYEDKDGDWMLIGDVPWKVRSSSNFLGNIEGFGSHVEAIDKEELEGAISTVHGEHHATENNFVEWSELYVKLILS, encoded by the exons ATGTCGACGACGGAGACAGGGAATAGCTCGACGACGGAGTCGGCGGTGTCCGGGCTCGACTACGAGGAAACGCAGCTGACTCTCGCCCCACCGGGGGGCTCTAGATCCGAGTTCGAGAGGAAGCGCGGCTTCTCGGAGGGCGTCGGTCTCAGCCTCGAGACCAAGGATTTCTTGTCGGGCTCTTCCGATGAGCCCCCCATTTCCGGTGCCGGGGAGCCTTCCGCAGCCAA GGCACAGGTGGTGGGGTGGCCGCCGGTGAGGTCCTTCAGGCGGAACGTCCTGAAGAGCTGCACCTACGTGAAGGTGGCCGTCGACGGGACGCCCTACCTTCGTAAGGTTGACCTCGAGGCATACGCAGGATACCAGCAGCTGCTGATCGCCCTCGAGGAGATGTTCTCCTGCTTCACCGCCC GTAACTATCCCAACGAGAGGAGGCTGGTTGATCCTGTGAACGGGACAGAGTACGTTCCAACTTACGAGGACAAGGATGGTGATTGGATGCTTATCGGTGATGTCCCTTGGAA GGTAAGGTCGAGTAGCAATTTCCTAGGAAACATCGAGGGGTTTGGTTCACATGTTGAGGCTATTGACAAAGAAGAGCTTGAAGGGGCTATCTCAACCGTCCATGGCGAGCATCATGCCACTGAGAATAACTTTGTAGAGTGGTCAGAGCTATATGTCAAACTAATCTTGTCCTAG